AACAGAATTGTTCTTCGTCCAGTCACGAAAGCGAACGAGTGCATGTCTGAAGCTGTCCTCAAGATGTTTGAACAAGACTTTAGTGAGAACGATCAAGGCAAATGTCCGGGTGAATTAGGACTCTCGGTAGAGGATAAAAGGTTTATGGAAATCGTTAAAGGTCAACACTGTTTCACCAACGGACATTTTCAAGTTCCACCTCCTTTCAAAAAGTTGAATCAAACTATGCCGTACAATCGAGAAATCGCTGTCACGAGAGCCTTGGGACAGGAGAAAAAGATGCTCCGTGATGAAAGCTACTATAGAGATTATGTATCATTCATTGACTCCCTGCTCCAGAAAGGGTATGCCCGCAAGATTCCACCTGCCGAACATGATGTACGACCTGGACGTGTATGGTACTTGCCCCACCACGGAATCTACCATCCAAAGAAACCAAACAAAATCAGGGTGGTGTTTGATTGCAGTACAAGATGTAAAGGTGTGTGTCTGAacgatgttttgcttcagggtcccGACCTCACAAACTCACTGTTGGGTGTTCTGCTGCGCTTTAGGACTGACAGAATTGCGTTCATGGGCAACATAGATGCTATGTTCCACCAGGTCAGACTACCCCAAGAACATCAGGACTTCTTCCGTTTCGTGTGGTGGCCTAATGGGAACCTAGACTCAGTTCTGGAGGAGTACTGCATGACAGTTCAAGTGTTTGGAAGCGTATCATCTCCGTCGATCGCAAACTTTGCACTTAAGGACACTGCTGATAAGTCTGAAAACAAGTATGACGAAAGTGTGACAGAAACATTGAGGAGAAATGTTTATGTAGATGACTGTCTTAAGTCTGTCGACACAGAAGACAATGCCATTATACTGATCAAGGGTCTACAATCAGCATGTTTGGAAGATGGCTTCAGACTGGCAAAGTTTGTTGGCAACAGCAAAAAAGGTTGTGCTATCTATCCCTCCTGAAGACAGATCTAAAAACATTCAGACCATAGATATGGATTATGACAAGTTGCCTGTAGAGCGTGCACTTGGACTACAGTGGCATACACAATTGACACATTTCAGTACGCTGTTTCCTTACCAGTCAAACCCTTGACAAGGAGAGGTATTTTGTCGACAATTTCCTCATTGTATGACCCTCTTGGACTAGTATCCCCTGTACTTTTACCAGCCAAGAAGATCTTACAAGACCTCTGCAAAGACAAGAGATTGGATTGGGATGATCTGGTCAACGAAGAGAATCAGAGACTATGGAACACATGGCTTGCAAACCTACAATCTCTCAGCACACTGAAAATTAACCGCTGCATGAAACCAGACTCGTTTGGAAACATTACGTCAAAGCATCTCTATGTTTTCTCTGACGCCAGCACAAACGGATGTTCGGCTTACCTTAGACTCACAGATGATAACGACAATATTCACTCTGTACTCCTCATGGGAAAGTCACGTTTGGCACCGCTGAAAAACTAGAGCATCCCTCGACTTGAGCTGACAGCAGCCACAGTGGCGGTAAAGATTGGCCGACAATTGCTTGGTGAACTTGATATTGATGATGAACATATCACCTATTTCACAGACTCCACCACCGTCCTTCACTACATAAAGAGTGAGCACAGAAGATTCCCAGTCTTTATAGCAAACAGTTAAGCTCATACGGGACTTCTCCACTCCTCCGCAATGCCTCTATGTGGATTCTACCAACAACCCAGCAGATATCTCCTCACGAGGAAGTAGCTGTGAAGGTCTGGTAAAGTGGAAATCATGGTTTGAAGGCCCACAATTCCTTAGACAACCTCAGTCAGAATGGCCGTCCCAACCTGTAGACACTATATGACAGAGATCACACTGAGGCCGAAGAGTTTGTTGCCGCCGTACATCCAGATCAGCCCAAAATGTCAGCTTGTGGTATAGAGAAGTTGATAGACCATTATTCATCATGGTATTGCTTGAAAAGAGCTGTGGCAGTGTACAAACGATTGGCAAAGATCTTGTCTCCACGAACAAAATGTGACCTGAAAGTTCTACTAACAAATCAGAAATTCACTGTTGAAGAATTGAAAGAAGCTGACATGTGTATTATCAGGTATGTACAGGCACAGCACTACAGGTCAGAAATAGAAGACTTAGAGAAATCTGGATCAGTATTAAGAATAAGTTGTATCCAGAGTTTGAGGCCATATTTTCACAAAAGAATACTGCGTGTTGGAGGACGTATTTCAAGAGCAAACATACCGGAAGATATGAAGCATCCTATCTTGATCCCTCGAAACAGCCCTGTGAGCACCCTGATAATGAGAGAGACACATGAGAGATCTGGACATGTTGGACGATCCCAGGTTCTAGCAGCGCTGAGAGAGCAATACTGGATAACAAGGGCAAACAGCGCTGTCCGCAACATCATCAGCAACTGTACTACATGTCGACGATACAAGATGCAGACAAGTACTCAACTGATGTCCAACTTACCAGAGAAGAGAGTCAATCCAGCTCCCCCATTTGCCTATTGTGGGGTAGATTTCTTCGGCCCACATGTCGTGAAAGAAGGGAGAAAAAGCGTCAAACGTTACGGGGTTCTTTTCACATGTTTCACCAGCAGAGCTATCCACATTGAAGTCGCCAATTCCTTGAGCACTGATTTGTTTATACAGGCCTTACGGAGATTCATTGCTCGAAGAGGACCAGTTAAACATATCCATTGTGATAATGGTACGAATTTTACAGGAGCAGCCAAAGAACTCAGACAATCTGTAAATGAGATGAGTCAGTCAAGAATACATGAATTCTTGTTGAAGCAAGACATATCCTGGAAATTCAACCCGCCTTCAGCTAGTCATATGGGTGACGTCTGGGAGAGGCTAATACGGTCCGTCCGCACTGTTTGAATTTGGAGAACGCATAGATGACGAGTCCTACAGAACACTGCTGACAGAAGTTGAAGGGATTGTCAATTCTCGCCCCTTGACAACGATGTCTGATGACCCACTTGATCTCGAACCTACATCACCGAACCATCCCCCCACCTGGAGAATTCCAGAAGAACGACGTCTACATGCGTCCACGTTGAAGACGTGTTCAACACTTAACCAATCTCTTCTGGACAAGATGGAAAAACGAATACCTCCTTGCTTTACAAAAACGACAAAAGTGGAATGCTCCAAAACGTAATTTGGAAATTGGAGATATTGTATTGTTAAAGGATGAGTCTTTACCACGAACCTACTGGTCTATGGGACGAATCGTAGAAACAGAACCTGATCAACAAGGATATGCCAGAACTGTAACGGTAAAGACACAGGGGTCTACACTTCGTAGGCCTATCCACAAGCTTGTACTTTTGCTAGCAAGCAATCAGTGAATTTAGTATGTTTTTCTGTCTGAAGTATTTAGCCTTTATTTTGTGTGTTAAACATGCTAAGTATGTTTAAGAGGCCGAATGTGTAAAGGCTAAAATCATTATTTTACAATTTTATGCTAAAATGCTCATTAAGTTCATTTATtgacaaatttatgttttcatttattatcacaaaataggttaaattcaaaatatttcattttcaaattcatatttCCAAATAATAACAGTGATCAAGCCACTACCTGCATAATCATAACAAAAGCACATGGCAATGTTTATAAACAGTAGGTCAGGTGACCTAATTTGCATGTCAGTCTGCCCCTGGTGGCTACGTGAGTGCATATCACCTTGCAGTCAAGAAGATCACACCATTTTGAAAAGGTTACCAAGTCCATGTGACTACACAAGATGTGAGTAAAATTTTGTCATATGTCCTATTTAATTGCTTTCAAGAATGtttaatgtaatgaatatttgcCATTATTGTCTTAGAAATGTTTCTGgtgtgaaatatgtcatttgaagtgaaatttagtgtaaatttgtatgtttttgttattttcatgactaagcataaatgaaatgtgtaaaatggttttgaaatgttgtttaaagccctaaaaaagtaaaattatgTTAAATAAGGTTTGTTAACGTTTGCAtatgaattttgatattttttatatgaTCTGTAGTACAgaggttttttgtttgtttttattgtagtttttGAACCTCGCCACTCCTCGGCATGAATTGTTCAACGCTATACTGTCATTGTAAACGACTGTACAACGATGAAACGAAAATGATTAAAACCTGTGGCGCGAGTTTCAAGTCTAGTGTTCTTGCCGCTACAACATCTGCAATTGCCTTtcgatggtatgcatatttttaccacaacatgaaacgttaaaatcatccacaaacaatgacccatctattgagtcatttagtcttcagatacttaatatgtggtaaaaaaagtcaaatgtttgtcgaaaatcaatcccagaaacttggctttCGTTACAACGTTAATTGGAGAGCCACCCAAGAACAGTTCGGGAtctttatgaggcttatatttccaacagaaatgtatacatttggtctttatctgtgaaaatttaaagccattctcaagtgagcatatatgaattttatttaaacacatctgcaatTGCCTTTCggtggtatgcatatttttaccacaacatgaaacgttaaaatcatccacaaacaatgacccacctattgagtcatttaatactttcgagagactattgatttttatactaaatacagacaaaatactaccttgtggaacttcctgatcctgattataatgttcagacagggttgatccaacgcgaacttgaaattgtctgcctgctaagAACTGGGATATAAAATTAGGCAAACGGCCtttcaaaccaaagtcatgtaagtctctcaaaataccatgtttccatgttgtatcataggcCTTTTCcaggtcgaaaaagattgacacagcatgctggttatttacaatggaatttttaacgaatgattctaggcgaaccaaatgatcaatagtgcttctatttttccgaaaaccacactgaatgttagaaataagatgattggattctagaaaccatactaatctattattgaccatgcgttgcagcttgttaaagaaattggtctatagttagatggatctgtattgtctcggccaggcttaggtattggtacaacaatggcatgacgccacgaaggaggaaagtgtcctgtagtccaaatatgatcaaaaatgttcaaaagtgtctcaagacaagcattgggtaaatgtttcaggagctgttAGTGGATATTATCTGCTCCAGTTGCCGTATCATGAACTTGCGCCATGGCAGTATTCAGTTCATGCAgcgaaaatacttcattatagtcttcaccattttcTGAATGAAAGTTGAGTTTCAACTTTTCTTGATAAGTTTTATAGCTCTGAAACTTCGGAAGATAatttgaagaagaagaatgactagctaaattaaagtttcacccaacttgtttgcaatgtcaattttatctgttaacatatcatgtccatctttaagatgatgaacgTTAGAATTTCTACCTttgcccttgattctctgtatcatgttccacaccttcgtcattggtgtacgtgaattaatttttgacacaaaggtcttccaagactgacgtttactttgtttaaaagtacgccgaggcttggcattatttatttttacattatttaaattatgaaccGTAGGATGTCGTCGAAAGTACTTCTCCACCTTTTTCCTGTTCCTCCTTGCCTGTTTACAATcatcagaaaaccatggtttgcggcaATAAGGTTTAGCAGAGGACTTGGGAACAGTTTCATCAGCGATATCATTCAGTGTATCCGAGAacaactgaataggatcaggaacatttacaacaaaaatcagatttcaatttttctgtacaaagtgtttgaaataaaggccAGTTGGCCTTGTCAAAgttccaccttgttgcaggtaGGTCATCAGTCGGATTTAAAGCGGAGAGAATTGTCGGGAAATGGTCAttaccacaaaggtcatcatggaccgaccattcGAACTCTTTATAAATATTTGCATCTTAGAGTGATAAGTCAAGTTCAGAATACGTtccagttccaggatgtaaatatgtggctgatccatcattaaataggcATAGATTATTGTTAGAAATGAAGTCTTCAAGGATTTTgcctttattattaatattagtacttccccacaaaggattgtgtccattcagatcacccataattatagagggtttgggaagttggtcaaatagattctgaagattggactgctgaagatctgAGGAAGGGGAAATATACAAAGATAGCGTATATAAAGCGTAAATGTTATCTGAAGAGTAAGACGGacggcaacagcctgaagattgttTTAAGAGGAACTGGACTATGAATAACGCCCTGCCTCACGAGTATAGAAGCGCCGCCCGTGGCTTTTCCATCGGGAGGGGAGAATGCATGAAAAGAATTGTACCGACGCAATTCAAATCGATCTGTACTTTTCAAGTACGTCTCCTGTagactaaaagctgatggtgcaaactcttgtgaTAATAACTGTAATTCAGTAAAATTGTTCctgaggcctctgcaattccattgtattaattCCATAAAAACTGCTTAGGGCGCTTCAACTGGAGATCGTGAGCGCGTAGCAGCGCTACCCCTACACCCTGTTTGTGACGGAGTTATCTCCATGTCAAGCGGTTCAAACAGATTTTGAACCACCACAGAAGGTTTTAAATGAGAAGACTCTTCTAACTGCTGAAGGGCTCTGGTCTTTCTTCTCAACTTTTTCTTATTTGCCTTGACTAACTGTTCTAAGTTTGTGAGGCTGATGATCGCTGACCATCTTGCAATGAGTGAGTGGCGTCATCAAAGGTTATTTGAGAATCCTTTATCCAAGATATTTCAGTCTGACAAGATGTTGAAACGAGGGTAGCTTTTTTGATAGAAGAGGGAACAGGTGAATAGGTGGCAGAATAGGTAGGAACTTTTGCTGGTTTTGACTGAGCCTGaatcagtttctttgcttcgaaGTATGAGATATTATTATTGCACTTCAGTTTTAAGATTTTGTTCTCATACTCAAATTTTGGACACGTTTTCGATGATGCCATATGCTCACCACTGCAATTTGCACACTTTATCTCATTAGTACATTCAGTGTCTTCACGGTTTCCACTACAGCGTGAGCATACTGATTTACCTGTGCAAGataccatgtccaaactttttgccctgtctctaacaatacctctacagctcttgagagttttgtgaacagaaacaacaacctgGCTGTTTCCAAACTACTTTACTCAAagcagattgacagattgttgcctaTGTAAACATTCAATCAAAAGAGAACCATTTCGTAAACGTGTGACGCTTTTTACCTCTCCACAGATGCCTTGGATGCCCATGGAGACGGCAAAAGGATTGGTATTTAAAGGATGGCAATCAGAACTTTCAATGACCAAAAACCTTGGCcaggaatcatttgtgaaagcAGGCATCTCTTCATCAGATGAAGAAGACATATGACGACGTTTGCTCGTTTAAGATGAACCAGAATGAGCGTTTTTAGCCATGGTGTATTAGTGTAATTCAACAACCCTGCCCCCCATccgccatggagtgtcaacatggACGGTACCGCAGTGGAAACCAGActgcaacaccagggttacagggatgtcatACTCCAGAAAATACAGACTTGAAAAGCCATGGTATCGTAAAGAATAGgtgtcagactggttcggcccatgaaaCTGTTCTTAAGAACACGGAATTCAGAGGTCTATATAACCaaattgacccatgagccaccgcctgctggcataggactctaggtaaGTAAATGTATGAATAATTTGTACGCTAGAATTTAAAATGACCAATACCCGAAAATGTAAGTGCAAAATGTAAGCAATTTCTATGtgcagggcatggcgtgaccagccgattgattgaatcaggcccattcaacctcccgtccaggtgaagtcagggccaaaggggtgtgttgagcaacaggaacacggtcacaggcccctgttaccctcaaccaccaggatcccttcctccaccgacacagggtcggaacccacggctaacgggttggtggaccaaatatcccccccgggtccactacccGGGGTGTCGGCGacctcttggcgttacccagcacccaccacgaggaggtggctcgccacgggtgcccaccACAGTGTATACATAACGGCCACCACAGTTGAGACATAACGGCCACCACAGTGGAGACATAACGGCCATCACAGTTGAGACATAACGGCCATCACAGTGGAAACATAACGGCCACAACAGCTGAGACATAACGGCCACAACAGTGGAGACATAACGGTCACCACAGTGGGGACATGGTGGAGGTTACAGTGGAGACAGAACGGCCATCACAGTTGAGACATAACGGCCACCACAGTGGAGACATAACGGCCACCACAGTGTAGACATAACGGTCACCACAGTAGACACATAATGGCCACCACAGTGTAGATATAA
The window above is part of the Haliotis asinina isolate JCU_RB_2024 chromosome 1, JCU_Hal_asi_v2, whole genome shotgun sequence genome. Proteins encoded here:
- the LOC137290245 gene encoding uncharacterized protein, coding for MNCSSAHQPFEVRSDKNSDLFAVRYRHGWTINGPVHVKHNEENDTVVCNRIVLRPVTKANECMSEAVLKMFEQDFSENDQGKCPGELGLSVEDKRFMEIVKGQHCFTNGHFQVPPPFKKLNQTMPYNREIAVTRALGQEKKMLRDESYYRDYVSFIDSLLQKGYARKIPPAEHDVRPGRVWYLPHHGIYHPKKPNKIRVVFDCSTRCKGVCLNDVLLQGPDLTNSLLGVLLRFRTDRIAFMGNIDAMFHQVRLPQEHQDFFRFVWWPNGNLDSVLEEYCMTVQVFGSVSSPSIANFALKDTADKSENKYDESVTETLRRNVYVDDCLKSVDTEDNAIILIKGLQSACLEDGFRLAKFVGNSKKGCAIYPS